The Hyphomicrobiales bacterium genome has a window encoding:
- a CDS encoding TetR/AcrR family transcriptional regulator — protein MREESKAERQRHIEDVAYRLTRDRGYGSVSMLTIATEARASNQTLYRWYGSKRGLFKAMVERNARATAEALNAAIEDRADAIATLESIAPILLSMLLSEGAILLNRAAAADETGELGATINLAGRSAVLPLIETVIARGMATGRLNAPSARIAADWFLGLLVGDQQIRRVIRTLEQPAQADVGSRAANAVLAFRKLCRA, from the coding sequence GTGCGGGAAGAGAGCAAGGCGGAACGCCAGCGCCATATCGAGGACGTTGCCTATCGGCTGACCCGGGACCGGGGTTACGGCAGCGTGTCCATGCTGACCATCGCCACGGAGGCGAGAGCCTCGAACCAGACGCTTTATCGCTGGTATGGCAGCAAGCGCGGGCTGTTCAAGGCGATGGTCGAACGCAATGCGAGGGCGACCGCAGAGGCGCTGAACGCGGCCATCGAAGACAGAGCGGACGCCATCGCGACGCTGGAGAGCATCGCCCCGATCCTGCTCTCGATGCTGCTGAGCGAGGGCGCCATTCTCCTGAACCGGGCAGCGGCCGCCGACGAAACCGGAGAACTTGGCGCGACGATCAATCTCGCGGGCCGGAGCGCCGTGCTGCCCCTCATCGAAACGGTGATCGCGCGGGGAATGGCGACCGGCAGGCTGAATGCTCCATCCGCCCGGATAGCGGCCGACTGGTTCCTCGGCCTGCTCGTTGGAGACCAGCAGATCAGGCGCGTCATCCGCACGCTGGAACAGCCCGCACAAGCCGATGTCGGGTCGCGAGCCGCCAATGCAGTCCTCGCCTTCAGGAAACTGTGCCGCGCCTGA
- a CDS encoding conserved membrane hypothetical protein (Evidence 4 : Unknown function but conserved in other organisms) has product MSRSLVTLPIASILLCGAIFGFFYAWVCSTMWGLDRADPRVAIAAMQAMNASVRNVVFFPAFFLTPVALVLTATAMFRSRQSEAACWFLVAAVVYGAFGLALTMAVNVPMNEALAEVSPIPSDIEAAREIWAGYSSRWQVWNQVRTGASGVALACAAFGLIRLRMAGCAGA; this is encoded by the coding sequence ATGTCTAGATCGCTCGTGACGCTGCCCATCGCATCGATCCTGCTCTGCGGTGCGATCTTCGGCTTCTTCTACGCCTGGGTGTGCTCGACCATGTGGGGGCTGGATCGGGCCGATCCCCGCGTTGCGATCGCCGCGATGCAGGCGATGAACGCTTCGGTCCGCAATGTCGTCTTCTTCCCCGCGTTCTTCCTGACACCGGTCGCTCTGGTGCTGACGGCGACTGCGATGTTCCGGTCCCGCCAAAGCGAAGCCGCCTGCTGGTTTCTGGTGGCGGCGGTCGTTTATGGGGCGTTCGGGCTCGCCCTCACCATGGCCGTCAATGTTCCGATGAACGAAGCCCTGGCCGAGGTTTCGCCGATCCCTTCCGATATCGAGGCTGCGCGGGAGATCTGGGCCGGCTATTCGAGCCGGTGGCAGGTCTGGAATCAGGTCCGGACGGGCGCCTCTGGAGTGGCTCTTGCCTGCGCCGCCTTCGGGTTGATCCGATTGCGCATGGCGGGATGTGCAGGCGCGTAG
- the thrB gene encoding Homoserine kinase produces MAVYTEVPDDEMAAFVARYGIGDLLSAKGIAEGVENSNYLIHTTQGSYILTLYEKRVNPDDLPFFLELMQHLASRGLICPQPVQDSRGEMLGRLAGRPAAIVTFLDGLSVRRPTAAHCQELGRGLALLHEAGADFAMERVNALSVPGWRPLAHQAGPDADKISPGLARRILAEIAVHEANWPTDLPRGVIHADLFPNNVFFIGSRLSGLIDFYFACTDAFAYDLAICLNSWCFEADGSFNLTKGQALLAGYEAVRPLNEAETEALPQLCRGSALRFLLTRLVDWLNVPPGALVKPHDPLEYDRKLAFHQRVVDAREYGLKR; encoded by the coding sequence TTGGCCGTTTATACCGAAGTGCCCGATGACGAGATGGCCGCTTTCGTGGCGCGCTACGGCATCGGCGACCTGCTCTCCGCCAAGGGCATCGCCGAGGGCGTCGAGAACTCGAACTACCTGATTCACACCACGCAGGGGTCCTACATCCTCACCCTGTACGAGAAGCGGGTGAATCCGGACGATCTGCCGTTCTTCCTTGAACTCATGCAGCATCTGGCCTCGCGCGGGCTGATCTGCCCCCAGCCGGTGCAGGACTCGCGCGGCGAGATGCTCGGGCGCCTCGCCGGGCGCCCCGCCGCGATCGTCACCTTTCTCGACGGGCTTTCCGTCCGCCGCCCTACCGCCGCCCATTGCCAGGAGCTTGGCCGCGGCCTTGCCTTGCTGCACGAGGCCGGTGCCGATTTCGCCATGGAACGGGTCAACGCGCTCTCGGTGCCCGGCTGGCGTCCGCTCGCGCATCAGGCCGGACCCGACGCCGACAAGATTTCTCCCGGCCTCGCCCGCCGGATCCTGGCCGAGATCGCGGTGCACGAGGCAAACTGGCCAACGGACCTGCCGCGCGGCGTGATCCATGCCGATCTCTTTCCCAACAACGTGTTCTTCATCGGCAGCCGCCTGTCGGGGCTGATCGATTTCTATTTCGCCTGCACCGACGCCTTCGCCTACGATCTGGCGATCTGCCTGAATTCCTGGTGCTTCGAGGCCGACGGCTCATTCAACCTGACGAAGGGGCAGGCACTGCTCGCCGGCTATGAGGCCGTCCGCCCGCTGAACGAAGCGGAGACCGAGGCGCTGCCGCAGCTTTGCCGGGGCTCGGCCCTGCGCTTCCTGCTGACGCGCCTCGTCGACTGGCTCAATGTGCCGCCCGGCGCGCTGGTCAAGCCGCATGATCCGCTCGAATACGACCGCAAGCTCGCCTTCCACCAGCGCGTGGTCGATGCCCGCGAATACGGGCTGAAGCGGTGA
- the rnhA gene encoding ribonuclease HI: protein MSDTVEVWTDGACSGNPGPGGWGAILTFNGVEKELSGGEAQTTNNRMELMAAISALEALKRPVTVALHTDSQYLRQGITGWIHGWKKNGWKTADRKPVKNVELWQRLDAALGRHKIEWKWVKGHAGDEMNERADALARAGMAPFKTAR, encoded by the coding sequence GTGAGCGACACGGTCGAAGTCTGGACGGACGGGGCCTGCTCGGGAAACCCGGGGCCCGGCGGTTGGGGGGCGATTCTGACGTTCAACGGCGTCGAGAAGGAGCTCTCCGGCGGCGAAGCGCAGACGACCAACAACCGCATGGAGCTGATGGCGGCTATATCGGCGCTGGAGGCCCTGAAGCGGCCTGTCACGGTGGCTCTGCACACGGACAGCCAATATCTGCGCCAGGGCATCACCGGCTGGATCCATGGTTGGAAGAAAAACGGCTGGAAGACCGCCGACAGGAAGCCGGTGAAGAACGTCGAGCTCTGGCAGCGGCTCGACGCTGCGCTGGGGCGCCACAAGATCGAATGGAAATGGGTCAAGGGGCATGCCGGCGACGAGATGAACGAGCGCGCCGATGCGCTGGCACGCGCCGGCATGGCACCGTTCAAGACCGCCCGCTAG
- the ispH gene encoding 1-hydroxy-2-methyl-2-(E)-butenyl 4-diphosphate reductase — translation MEFLLRVTKPPLDILLCAPRGFCAGVVRAIDAVEKALSLHGAPVYVRHEIVHNKYVVESLKRKGAVFVAELDEVPDETRPVIFSAHGVAKAVPAAAKARNLFAIDATCPLVTKVHREAEVHHKRGRHILLVGHAGHPEVIGTMGQLPAGAITLIETLEDVAALTPPAGQPLAYVTQTTLSVDDTREIVEALQARFPDLIAPHKEDICYATTNRQEAVKRVAPQVDGLIVVGSPNSSNSQRLREVAERAGCPVARLVLRTDEIDWSVFGNIRSLGITAGASAPEVLVEEIIDAFAERYEVRVETVSTADENVFFPLPRELRGEPTPNAAE, via the coding sequence TTGGAGTTTCTTCTGCGCGTGACCAAGCCGCCGCTCGACATCCTGCTTTGCGCCCCGCGCGGCTTCTGCGCCGGGGTCGTGCGTGCCATCGACGCCGTCGAGAAGGCGCTCAGCCTCCATGGCGCGCCGGTCTATGTCCGCCACGAGATCGTCCATAACAAATACGTCGTCGAATCCCTGAAGCGGAAGGGCGCGGTCTTCGTCGCCGAGTTGGACGAGGTGCCGGACGAGACCCGGCCGGTGATCTTCTCCGCCCATGGCGTCGCCAAGGCGGTGCCGGCGGCGGCGAAGGCGCGTAACCTCTTCGCCATCGACGCGACCTGCCCGCTGGTGACGAAGGTCCATCGCGAGGCCGAGGTCCATCACAAGCGCGGCCGGCACATCCTGCTCGTCGGTCATGCCGGGCATCCCGAGGTCATCGGCACGATGGGCCAGTTGCCCGCCGGCGCGATCACCTTGATCGAGACGCTGGAGGATGTCGCCGCGCTGACCCCGCCGGCCGGCCAGCCGCTCGCCTACGTCACCCAGACGACGCTTTCGGTCGACGACACGCGCGAGATCGTCGAGGCGCTGCAGGCCCGCTTCCCGGATCTGATCGCTCCGCACAAGGAAGACATCTGCTACGCGACGACGAACCGCCAGGAAGCGGTGAAGCGCGTCGCCCCGCAGGTCGACGGGCTGATCGTGGTCGGCTCGCCCAATTCCTCGAACTCGCAGCGCCTGCGCGAGGTCGCCGAGCGTGCCGGTTGCCCGGTTGCGCGCCTCGTGCTGCGCACCGACGAGATCGACTGGTCTGTCTTCGGTAACATCCGCAGCCTCGGCATCACGGCCGGCGCCAGCGCGCCGGAGGTGCTGGTCGAGGAGATCATCGACGCCTTCGCCGAGCGCTACGAGGTCCGGGTCGAGACCGTCTCGACCGCCGATGAGAACGTCTTCTTCCCGCTGCCGCGCGAGCTGCGCGGCGAGCCGACGCCGAACGCGGCCGAGTAA
- a CDS encoding conserved hypothetical protein (Evidence 4 : Unknown function but conserved in other organisms): MQSFREIAGSFVPTGMSAPSFLSKALAAALLLSPLSTSETLAGAPVASGKQIEAPNFIETVQRRVVAGRGVAVGPRGGAVARRGYVARGPGGGVVAGGGYVARGPRGNVVAGRGAVVAGPGYRPVPVQPWARPASYWWHPGMAVVSGAAIGFVTATAATAYANSRAPAPGYCWYYTNPQRTQGFWDVCP; this comes from the coding sequence ATGCAATCCTTTCGCGAAATAGCCGGTTCTTTCGTGCCCACTGGGATGTCGGCACCGTCATTCCTGAGCAAGGCCCTGGCGGCTGCCCTGCTTCTGTCGCCCCTCTCGACTTCCGAGACCTTGGCGGGTGCTCCGGTCGCATCCGGTAAGCAGATCGAAGCGCCGAACTTCATCGAGACGGTTCAGAGGCGTGTCGTCGCCGGCCGCGGCGTGGCCGTCGGCCCGCGTGGAGGCGCCGTCGCGCGACGCGGCTATGTCGCACGCGGACCCGGTGGCGGCGTGGTGGCCGGAGGCGGATATGTCGCCCGCGGACCCAGAGGCAACGTTGTCGCCGGCAGAGGCGCTGTGGTGGCCGGCCCCGGCTATCGGCCGGTCCCCGTCCAGCCCTGGGCGCGGCCAGCTTCCTATTGGTGGCACCCGGGGATGGCCGTGGTTTCGGGCGCGGCCATCGGCTTCGTTACAGCCACCGCCGCGACGGCCTATGCCAACTCCCGCGCCCCCGCGCCGGGCTATTGCTGGTATTACACGAACCCGCAACGAACCCAGGGCTTCTGGGACGTGTGCCCCTAG
- a CDS encoding conserved hypothetical protein (Evidence 4 : Unknown function but conserved in other organisms), translating to MSKFIGPFFAVALALGAAGCATSPVVTSQTVVVAGVGPVEIERLSVRVVSVDQPKRTVIVEQRGRRWLVNVPPLFGNLENVRAGDTVEINRVEGVIVDVRRPKRGSKPGITYTEAVSDPVFQNLPDKYVVRSLTLTAKFERFDAENSVVHYIGPMGPRSLTVNDPAVKDALQTFKRGDMVDLTFAEAFHIILN from the coding sequence ATGTCGAAGTTCATTGGACCGTTTTTTGCCGTCGCCCTCGCATTAGGCGCGGCAGGCTGCGCCACCTCGCCCGTCGTGACGAGTCAGACGGTGGTCGTCGCCGGAGTCGGCCCGGTTGAGATCGAGCGTCTCAGCGTCCGGGTTGTGTCGGTCGATCAGCCCAAACGCACCGTCATCGTCGAACAGCGCGGGCGCAGATGGCTCGTGAATGTTCCGCCGCTCTTCGGCAATCTCGAGAACGTCCGCGCGGGCGATACGGTCGAGATCAACCGGGTCGAAGGCGTCATCGTCGACGTCCGGCGCCCGAAGCGTGGCTCTAAGCCGGGTATCACCTACACGGAGGCGGTCAGCGACCCGGTCTTCCAGAACCTGCCGGACAAATACGTCGTCAGGTCGCTGACGCTGACGGCGAAGTTCGAGCGGTTCGATGCCGAGAACAGCGTCGTGCACTATATCGGCCCGATGGGTCCGCGTTCGCTCACCGTCAACGATCCGGCCGTCAAAGACGCGCTGCAAACGTTCAAGCGCGGCGACATGGTCGACCTCACCTTCGCCGAAGCCTTCCACATCATCCTGAACTGA
- a CDS encoding hypothetical protein (Evidence 5 : Unknown function): MGSVTSDLDMAAGLTRTNMYT; this comes from the coding sequence ATGGGCAGCGTCACGAGCGATCTAGACATGGCGGCAGGCCTTACCCGTACTAATATGTACACTTGA